Genomic DNA from Candidatus Nitrosopumilus koreensis AR1:
AGAGCTCAAGCTGACTGATACGTCATTAGATGATGTAATTGGAACACCTTGTTTACTTAGAACATAAAAATATCCCACATTATGTGTTGCAAATCCTGTTTCTAGATGAGATGGGGATATTGCAAGTTTAATGGAGTAATCAGACAATACATCTAGGTTTTGGGCAAAGATGTATTGAGGCATTCCTCCAAACAGTAGTGATATCATAAGTAAGAAAATCAGGGGTTTTTTTGTTTTCATTTTTTCACCATTTATCATTCACTCCATTTATTTTTCATAAAAAGGAAAAAAGGGAGGGAGTTATCCCGTTTGTTGGCCTGCGATTACAGTTCCAACAAAGACCGCGCCGTTAGCAGTTGTTAATTTTACCTGAGTATCTCTACCTTCTCGGATGTTTTCATCCAGAGTGAGCAGTAGTGTTACTTGTTGTCCAGGTTGAATTTCTGCTGCAGTGGTTGCCAAGATGGTATCAGGTCCTCTTGTAAGAACTCTGAATTCACCATTACCAGGAGTACTACTAGTGGTGTAGTCATAAACAGTTCCACCAACTCTTACCTCACTGAGAGTAAGTTTGCCTACACTGTTGCTTTGAACATACACACCAAGTTCTTCACCTGCGAGAAGACCATTACCGGCAGTATTGTTTGCTGCAGTAAATGTAGTTCCATCATGATTTAACAGATTATTACCATCTGATGCATCATAACCAGAGAATTTTAGAGATTCAATGTTTGGAGAACCACTAATTTGAGCAGAACTAAAAAATCCTTGTGAGAACACAAAGACAATACTTCCACCAACGACTGCTATTGCTACTAGAAGAAGCGTTGCAATTACTGGGGCAACTGCTTTTCTTGAAGTCAATTTGTTTTTTGACATTAGTCGTGTCATTTCTAAATTTTTTAAAACTAGAAAAGATGTTAAAGGAATTTGTGTTCAAAGTGGACTACAATTAACTGGTTTGTACATGTGTTTTATGAAATGAACAAAAAATAATCAGAAAAAACAAGAATTATGGGCAACCACTAGTAGGACATACCTGTAAAACAGTTTCAGCTATAGGGCCAACTGCAAATACGCCACTTGTGCTATCACCAGTTGCAATACCGTTTGCAAGAATAGACATAACATACATTTTTGCTTTAGGAACAGAAGGAGCTTGTGCTGTAAATTGAATAGTTTTCGCTTCAGTATGATCATCTATAGAAGAAATTAAAGTTCCAACTATCTGTGTAGAACCATCAGGATATGTGACGGGGGGAGATAAATTAAAACCGTTGTGACTGACAACAGAACCGAAAGCCCATTCTTTTGGAATATTTATTATCAAAGATGTACCGCTACTAATGCCATATACATCATCACTGCTCATATCCGCAAGAGTTGCATTGAATGTAACAGTACTGCCTTCCACAATTCCAGTTAACTCACTCATCACATCAGAAGAAGCAACTGATTCAGGGGTTCTTGCAAGAAAAACATTAGGCAATGCAACTTCATTTGTGTGCATAGTAGTACCATAACCTGATTTTCCGTATTGGCCAAGAGTGGTAAACACAACAGGTTGTACAAGAATATTTTGTGCATCATCAGTTGTTCCAGCCATATTTCCACTGCCAACACCTACAAGAAATGGAAAAACGGATCGAGGAGCAACCTCAACAGGAGAAACTAAATCGCGCCACATCAACTGATTGCTTTCAGGACAAGACCAATTATCAGGAGTGGGAGATATGGTTACAGGTCTTTCAGGATTTGCACCAGGAATATCTTCGCAGTTTTTAACAAAAACATCATCCTGAGAATTTGCTCTAGGTACAAATGCCATCACTACAACTTTGTTTACAAACATGGGTTGATCAGTAGGGTTTGCAACATTTACGCCCCAAATTGGCCTATCAGAAACATCACTGTTTTCATCCCCAACAGCGTTAGGCATTAACATGAATATCTGAGGTTTTCCAAATAGTTCATTTGAAATGACTACTTCACCTCCGCCTCCGCCTTCACCTGCTTCACGTAAAAGAATCGTATCAGACGCAACATTACTTGACACGTCATCGACATCTTCAAAATCTCCTTGCGCTATAGCTGAAAAAACCAAATCATCGCCACTAACTCCATCAACTTGATAATCCCAAGAAAACATCACAGATTCTGCAGGTTCCAAATTTACAGAAGTGGGAGTATGTGAGGGGGATGGTGAAATAAGAAAACCAGAGCCAGTTACAGATTGCATTACAGGATGGACATTCTTAATTTCAGCACTGCCAGTATTAGTGACAACCATTGCAATAGTAACATTTTTGCCTAAAACTACATCAGGGGGGTCTGTTATTAATTCAGCACGTAAATCACCAATGGAAGCACCAACTCCAACAACTAGTTCATCAATATCCATGGTTCCATACGATGAAATTATTTTGATATCATATGTATCAGGAACCATGTAAAGCGTTTGTGATGAAATTACATTATTGGTAAAACCAGATGGTACAAATGCATCATCATAATTTATGTCAAATCGAGTCACAGGTTGATTGGGGAGGGTTTTATTGACAATCCACATGCTTGAAATCTCAACTGGGTTTTGGCCTTGATTTTTGACATTCATACTTAGAATGTTATTTTCATCAACAGATGCAAAAAACTGCAAATTGTTCTTGTTGTTTTTTAATTTCAATGTCAGAAACAATTCTTTGAGTAGAAACAATATCAGTTTGAGCATCAAGTGCAAGACTCAACACAGAAAATCCGGCAATCATCAAGACAGTAAAAAATAACGCTCCGACTACAGAAGATAGTCCACGCCTGTTTTGAGGCAAAAATTCAAAGGTTCTACTCATCGTGCATCACCACTCTCAATAAAGAACTCTATTGGCTGTATGGCCCCCACATTGAGAAATATGTGAATTCCCTTGTTTAGCGTAATATCTGCATCATCAGAGCCTAGTTTGATAAGTAAGTTAACAATCTGTCCGTTTTGGATTTGTATATCATCATTCTGAATTAATGGGTTTTGTGAAATAGGGACAATAGAAAACATCCCATCAGAAGGATATTTTCCTCCAATCAAATCATTTTGAGATGCATCCAGAGATATACCAGATGTTGAAGAATCCCAAGAATGAACTACACCATTAATTGAGATATCTTGTAAAAATATAGGATTAATACCATTATTTTGAACTTGCAGTACAATGAATTCTGTTCCACCATTTTCAGGAATTGCATTAGAGAATGAACTACACGTAACTCCACACAAAAAGGAATTAACTATGTTTTCATTGTCAACATCATTCATCATTAACAAAGATGCAGAATCTCGCGTATCATATGCTAATAATAATAAATTCAACGAGGAAGAATCCGATGTAGATACACTGCCAAGATTACCAGAAACAAACCCATCATTAACAAAATATGTCAAGGTTGTAGCACCAGTTACCGTTACTGCCATTAATAACATTGTACTAATAACATCAGTTACTCCACGTCTTTTCTTCAGACGAGTGTTATTTTTTGGAAAAGTACCTTGGAAAATCATTTTCATCTAAGTGTTAAACGGACTAGCAACAGTAGTAAAGAAATTTCCTCTAGCAGTGGTCAGAGATATTTTATATTCTGAATTCAAATAATTGGCATCATTCCATACTGCCGAAATTGGGGTCAATTGGATTTCGGAATCATCATCAGTATCTAACATGATTTTTTGGTTTTCTTTGGCAAAAATGATTTGATTAACTTCAACCCAGTTTGCAATTATTTCTTGATTATCAATCTTCAAAATGGTGATAGTAGATATGGTAGATTCAACAGTTCCAATATTTGCCAAATCTATGGAGATATCATCAGTATTAGGTTCAAATCGTACATGCTCAAAAACAATATCTTCCCTATGAATTTGGTTTTTTGATTTTTCATGAAATGAAAGATCATATGTAAATGCACTAATTCCACTCATACCATTAAACAGAATAACAGAACCGACAGATGTGACTATTCCTAAAATCACAAGACTCCCCATTACTTGGCTTACTGCACGTCTATTTTTTAGAGATAATTTTTCTGAAACACAATTCATTTGTTATCACCATTTTTTCGGTATTGTTCAGAAATGAATTTCTCAACACTAGAAACAATTTGAGAGGCATTAGGCTCACAAATTAAATTTATTCCATAATGTTTTGCTATTTGTTCTACGCCATCATTAATTGCAGAAAACGTAATCAATAATGTGTTAGTAGGCTCAACATCTAGTTTAGGAACTAATATTGAATTCATATCAGTTTGATCAATGCCACGCGATTGATTTTTGATGAAAATAATGATAGATTCATCAGATGTTCTATGTTTACCATAAATTGGAATCTCATGGATATTGTTGCTTTTACCATGAACGGAATAATTTATAGAAGAATCAAAATTAAATTTAGTTAATAATTTTTGAATTTCATCTTTAATTTGACTTGTTTCAGAATTCATAGAGATTTCAGAATTTTTTAATCTATATCTAAAAGTAGAAATGAACTGACCAGAATTTGTGTCAAAATCATGTTCATATTTTCTGCAATGCAATTTTATTACTGCATCATCAAACTTTTCAGAACAATCATTACATTGATACCACATAGCTGGTACCCGTATTTCTTTTTCAAAATTAGATATTGTTTTTTTACATGACGGACATTGAGAGTTTTCATTGTCTGTGAAATCAAAATTAGTGCTTTCTGTAATATAACCACATTTTTTATGCTCAAACAAATTTAATTTTTCAACATCCATAGAATGGCATTTTGGACAATAAAGTCTAACACTGGATGAAAATGTATCAGAGTGAATTGGACAAACAATTAATTTTTCATAGATTTCTTTTTCCAAGATTCCATCAGAAACCAACCCATCAAGATATGACAAATTATCTTGTTTTTCTCCAACCTCGGACAAAATTGGATAGAGTAGGTGTCCTTCATTATAATCAACAAAGGGAATTATTGACATATCTTTGAGTTTTTGAACTTTCTGAATCAGTCTAGAAGATTTGTTTGTAGAGGGTTTTTCCAGATCCGGTTGAACAGTCAATTCTGGCTCCAAAACATGTTCTGGTACAGATTCAATTTGAGATTCGTCTGAATTTCCCTTGAAAATAGAGGAAATGCTCTGAAAACTGGAAAGTTTTGAATCAGATTTTGTCTCTAACGCAGACTGACTAGAAGATTTCTTTCTAAATATCATATATCTGCCTCACTAGATACGAGCAACTCGCATTAACCATGGTAGTTATCATAATCAAGCGAAGAGTAAAAGACAAATGTTGTTCATATGGACGAACAAGCGTTAAAACACATTACATGTACATAGAATTTCAAATTGAGGCTAAATATTTTCAAAGATAGTTTATCAGGATTGCAAAAATTACAGATTAAAGGAAAAAATAGACTAAATGCACCTCTAAACACACAAAAAGAGATTCCCAATACAAGCGAAAATAAAAAAATTCCTCAGTATATGACACTATCAAAACTAGAATGGGATGGAAACGAAATTCATGCAGGAATTATCAAAGATCCAACAGCCAAAGGGGGATTGAGATATCAGGTGATAGAACCGGTGTTAACAGAAAGGGATCAAAAAGCATTCGAAATCATAAAAAAATTACTAATAACAGAACTCACAGTATCCATGCACGAAATTAAATCTAAAAAAGATGCCGAAAGAAGATTGAAAAAGAAGATTGCATCGATGATAAAAAAATACAAATTAAAAATCCCTCCAAAAAATATTGCAAAAATAAACTATTATGCAATTAGAGATTTTGTACATCTTGGAAAAATTGAGCCACTAATGAGAGACCACATGATTGAGGAAATCAGTTGTGATGGAACAAATATTCCAATCTATATTTGGCACAGAGAACATGAGTCTATGCCAACAAACATTATTTTTGAGAAAGATTCAGAATTAAATAATTTCTCAAGAAAGATGGCATACATTTGTGGAAAACATGTTTCTATGGCAGACCCAATCATCGATGCATCACTTCCAAATGGAAGCAGAATCAATCTAACCCTAGGTCATGAAATCACAAAAAGAGGGAGCACATTTACAATTAGACGATTCCGTGCAGATCCAATAACAATCATTGATTTGATTAAATTCGGAACAATTTCTGTAGATATTGCTGCATATATGTGGTATTTAGCCGAAAAACGTGCAACAATGCTTATTGCCGGAGGTACTGCAAGTGGAAAAACCACAGCTCTAAATGCTCTAGCGTCATTTATCAGACCAGGTCAAAAGGTTGTAAGCATAGAAGACACGCAGGAATTAAACTTGCCACATGAAAATTGGATTCCAGCAGTATCTAGACAAAATTTTACAGATACTCAGATAGGAGAAATTAATCAATTTGATTTGTTACGAGCAGCTCTCAGACAAAGACCAGACATAATTATTGTCGGAGAAACAAGAGGTCGTGAAGCATACACACTATTTCAAGCTATGGCAACAGGCCACGGAGGATTCTCATCAATACATGCAGATTCAGTAGATGCAACATTAACAAGACTTACATCATCACCAATGGATGTTCCCAAGGCATTAATTTCAAATAGTTTAGATTTAATTACATTACAATTAAAAATCAGAGTAGGAGATAAATCAGTCAGGAGAATTATTCAGGTATCTGAAATTAATGGAATTGACGAAAACACTGGACAAATAAAAACACATGAAATTTTCAAATGGAATCCAAAAACAGATTCACATGATTACATTGGAGATAGTATAATCTTCAAAAAAATTAGAGAAAGAGACGGAGATTCTGAAGAAAAAATCAATTATGAGTTAACAAAGAGAAGATCAGCGTTAGAATGGATGGTAAAAAATAACATTCGGGATCATAAAGAAGTTACTGCAAACATTATGGACTATTATGCAAATCCTGAAAGATTCTACGAAAGAAAAAGATTGGAAGTATAATCATGGCACTGATAGGAGCAAAACAAAAAAAATACAAAAAGAAGAATCAGTAGGCAGAATTCATATTTTTAGTTACAAGTTACTAAACGATCATGTAAAATTTTTACATCCAAAATTAAAAACACTTGAAAAATCCATCAAGCAGGCGATGATGCCAATTCCATTTGAAGTCTATGTGTCAAGCATGATTTTCTTTAGCATGATTGCAGGCATGTGTGGAATGATTATGGGGGTTGTAGCATTGCAATTTATCAATATTCAACCAGCAAGTATAGGATTTTTCTTGCCCGTACTTACAGGACTAATGTTGTTTGGAATGACTTTTGGAGTACTGCAAACAATTCCAGCAATAAGAGTAAAAAACAGAGCAGCAAAACTAGTAGAAGAAATTCCTCATTTTATAGGATACATGTCGACACTTGCAACTAGTGGCCTCACACTAGAAGGAATATTCAAAGCAATTGCAAAAGAAGAAACGAATGAAGACATTGTAAAGGACGCAAGATTCATTGTAAGAAATATTGACATTTTGGGAATGGATTTGATCAGTGCCATTAAAGATTTGATTCACAGAACACCAACGGGACCCTATTCAGAATTACTTGACGGGGCAATCATCACAGTACAATCAGGAGGAGATCTAAAAGAGTACTTTAACGCAACTGCAAAAGTTCAGTTAGAAGAAAAGAAGATGCTTATGCAAAAAACTACAGAATCACTTGGAAGTGTTGCGGAAATTTATACAATATTACTAATTGTTTTCCCATTACTTGCAGTAATTATGTTATCCATTATGGGCATCATGAGTCCAAGTCTTGCAGGATTTGATTTGTTAACTTTGATGAATATTCTTACATTTGCAGTTATTCCGTTAAGCGGAGTACTAATGTTAGTAATGATGGACACAATGGTACCAAAGAGGTAAAAATATGGAAAGAGTTCAAAGAAAAAGAAACCAATCAACGGAGTTAGAACCAAAACAATCAATATTAAAAAATGATTTACTAAAAAGTGGCATATTTTCTGTTGTTGCATCAATTAGCGTCATAACAATGAGTTTTTACTTTTCAGAATTTTCAAATTCCACCACAATCAGGGATGTAGGATTAATCTTTGGAATTTTAGTAGGAGTCATACCTTTAACAATACACCAGTTAAAAGAAGTTCAAAGAAGAGACAGCATAGATAGAAACCTACCAGTGTTTTTACTTGCATTGTTGAGTTCAGTTCAAAGTGGAGCAAATCTCATCAAGGCAATAGAACAAGCAGCGGACAGAAATCTAGGGTCATTAACTCCAGAGCTCAAGAACTTAAGAGCAAACATTAGTTGGGGAACCCCAATTGAAGAAGCATTTGAGAATTTTGCAGAAAGGACTGGAACAAGAGTTTCAAGAAGAGTTACAGTATTGTTAGAAATGGCAATGAAAATCGGAGGAGACGTAACAGAGAATCTAGAGATGATTCAAAAACATGTGTCTGAAATGCAAAATATTGAGAAGAGTAGAAAGTCAGCTCTTCAACCTTACACGTACACAATATACATTTCATTTGCAGTGTTTTTGGCAGTTGCAGTTTTGCTAACCACAAGTTTCTTTACAGAGATAGAAAAAGTTCAGGAAGGGCTTTTGGCAGCTGGAAGTGGAAATGAAGGATTGTTTGGATCCCTGGCAAACATGGAAATTGAGAAATTAGAATCAGCATTGTTTAACATGGCAGTAATTGAAGCGGTCTTTGGTGGACTAGCGGCAGGAAAAATTGGTTCGGGATCATATGTTGCAGGAACAAAACATGTAGTAGCAATGATTGTGATCGCAGTTATAGCATTTAATGTGATGTAAAATGAAAAATTGTTTGTTCATTTGAACAAACAATTATGAAATCATATTCCAACATAACAAAAAGGCATGTGTGTAATATCAATTACATGCAGAACCTTTTGTTCTAACATATCCATCAAGATTAGGGGT
This window encodes:
- a CDS encoding archaellin/type IV pilin N-terminal domain-containing protein, which gives rise to MSKNKLTSRKAVAPVIATLLLVAIAVVGGSIVFVFSQGFFSSAQISGSPNIESLKFSGYDASDGNNLLNHDGTTFTAANNTAGNGLLAGEELGVYVQSNSVGKLTLSEVRVGGTVYDYTTSSTPGNGEFRVLTRGPDTILATTAAEIQPGQQVTLLLTLDENIREGRDTQVKLTTANGAVFVGTVIAGQQTG
- a CDS encoding type II/IV secretion system ATPase subunit, encoding MRLNIFKDSLSGLQKLQIKGKNRLNAPLNTQKEIPNTSENKKIPQYMTLSKLEWDGNEIHAGIIKDPTAKGGLRYQVIEPVLTERDQKAFEIIKKLLITELTVSMHEIKSKKDAERRLKKKIASMIKKYKLKIPPKNIAKINYYAIRDFVHLGKIEPLMRDHMIEEISCDGTNIPIYIWHREHESMPTNIIFEKDSELNNFSRKMAYICGKHVSMADPIIDASLPNGSRINLTLGHEITKRGSTFTIRRFRADPITIIDLIKFGTISVDIAAYMWYLAEKRATMLIAGGTASGKTTALNALASFIRPGQKVVSIEDTQELNLPHENWIPAVSRQNFTDTQIGEINQFDLLRAALRQRPDIIIVGETRGREAYTLFQAMATGHGGFSSIHADSVDATLTRLTSSPMDVPKALISNSLDLITLQLKIRVGDKSVRRIIQVSEINGIDENTGQIKTHEIFKWNPKTDSHDYIGDSIIFKKIRERDGDSEEKINYELTKRRSALEWMVKNNIRDHKEVTANIMDYYANPERFYERKRLEV
- a CDS encoding type II secretion system F family protein codes for the protein MQILKDSTKEKDWKYNHGTDRSKTKKIQKEESVGRIHIFSYKLLNDHVKFLHPKLKTLEKSIKQAMMPIPFEVYVSSMIFFSMIAGMCGMIMGVVALQFINIQPASIGFFLPVLTGLMLFGMTFGVLQTIPAIRVKNRAAKLVEEIPHFIGYMSTLATSGLTLEGIFKAIAKEETNEDIVKDARFIVRNIDILGMDLISAIKDLIHRTPTGPYSELLDGAIITVQSGGDLKEYFNATAKVQLEEKKMLMQKTTESLGSVAEIYTILLIVFPLLAVIMLSIMGIMSPSLAGFDLLTLMNILTFAVIPLSGVLMLVMMDTMVPKR
- a CDS encoding type II secretion system F family protein: MERVQRKRNQSTELEPKQSILKNDLLKSGIFSVVASISVITMSFYFSEFSNSTTIRDVGLIFGILVGVIPLTIHQLKEVQRRDSIDRNLPVFLLALLSSVQSGANLIKAIEQAADRNLGSLTPELKNLRANISWGTPIEEAFENFAERTGTRVSRRVTVLLEMAMKIGGDVTENLEMIQKHVSEMQNIEKSRKSALQPYTYTIYISFAVFLAVAVLLTTSFFTEIEKVQEGLLAAGSGNEGLFGSLANMEIEKLESALFNMAVIEAVFGGLAAGKIGSGSYVAGTKHVVAMIVIAVIAFNVM